From a single Sparus aurata chromosome 13, fSpaAur1.1, whole genome shotgun sequence genomic region:
- the grk6 gene encoding G protein-coupled receptor kinase 6 isoform X2 has product MYACKKLEKKRIKKRKGESMALNEKQILEKVNSRFVVSLAYAYETKDALCLVLTLMNGGDLKFHIYHMGDAGFDERRAVFYSAEICCGLEDLHRERIVYRDLKPENILLDDHGHIRISDLGLAVHVPEGQNIKGRVGTVGYMSPEVVKNERYTFSPDWWALGCLLYEMIEGQSPFQQRKKKIKREEVERLVREVEEEYSSKFSEDAKSLCKMLLAKDPAERLGCLGGGASEVKAHPIFRSINFKRLEAGMLQAPFIPDPQAIYCKDVLDIEQFSTVKGVELEPKDESFYSKVSTGSVSIPWQDEMIETECFDELNVFHQDGTVPPDLDWRGQPSPPPKQGLLQRLFGRQDCCGNCSDSDEEPTRL; this is encoded by the exons ATGTACGCCTGTAAGAAGCTGGAGAAGAAGAGGAtaaagaagaggaaaggagagtCGATGGCGCTCAACGAGAAACAGATCCTGGAGAAAGTCAACAGCAGATTTGTG GTGAGTTTAGCGTACGCCTACGAGACGAAGGACGCTCTGTGCCTCGTGTTGACGCTGATGAACGGAGGAGACCTGAAGTTTCACATCTATCACATGGGCGACGCGGGCTTCGACGAGAGGAGAGCCGTCTTCTACTCCGCAGAGATCTGCTGCGGGCTGGAGGACCTGCACCGAGAACGCATCGTCTACAG AGACCTCAAACCAGAGAACATCCTGCTGGACGACCACG gccaCATCCGGATATCCGACCTGGGTTTAGCGGTTCATGTTCCAGAGGGACAGAACATCAAGGGGCGAGTGGGAACAGTAGGCTACATGT ctccggAGGTGGTGAAAAACGAGCGCTACACCTTCAGCCCCGACTGGTGGGCGCTGGGCTGCCTGCTGTACGAGATGATCGAGGGCCAGTCGCCCTtccagcagaggaagaagaagatcaagagggaggaggtggagcggCTGgtgagggaggtggaggaggagtacTCCAGCAAGTTCTCCGAGGACGCCAAGTCCCTCTGTAAAATG CTTCTGGCCAAAGATCCCGCTGAGAGGCTGGGCTGTCTGGGAGGAGGAGCCTCTGAGGTCAAAGCCCATCCCATCTTCCGCTCCATCAACTTCAAACGCCTGGAGGCCGGCATGCTGCAGGCGCCTTTCATTCCTGAT cCGCAGGCCATCTACTGTAAAGACGTCCTGGACATCGAGCAGTTCTCCACGGTGAAGGGAGTGGAGCTGGAGCCCAAAGACGAGTCTTTCTACAGCAAAGTGTCCACAGGCAGCGTCTCCATCCCCTGGCAGGACGAG ATGATCGAGACGGAGTGTTTCGACGAGCTGAATGTTTTCCACCAGGACGGGACGGTTCCTCCCGACCTGGACTGGAGAGGGCAGCCGTCTCCTCCACCCAAACAGGGACTCCTGCAGCGGCTGTTTGGCCGACAG GACTGCTGTGGTAACTGCAGCGACAGTGACGAGGAGCCCACCaggctgtga
- the grk6 gene encoding G protein-coupled receptor kinase 6 isoform X1: MELENIVANTVLLKAREGGGGNRKGKSKKWKQLLQFPHVSLCEELRQTTEKDYSSLCERQPIGRLLFRQFCETRPELRRCVKFLDAVAEYEVTPDEKRKECGQELVDKYFNPKSEDHVPEVEEAMMAQCAERLQQEACKELFKDCTKLIHDYLSVAPFADYLDSMYYNRFLQWKWLERQPVTKNTFRQYRVLGKGGFGEVCACQVRATGKMYACKKLEKKRIKKRKGESMALNEKQILEKVNSRFVVSLAYAYETKDALCLVLTLMNGGDLKFHIYHMGDAGFDERRAVFYSAEICCGLEDLHRERIVYRDLKPENILLDDHGHIRISDLGLAVHVPEGQNIKGRVGTVGYMSPEVVKNERYTFSPDWWALGCLLYEMIEGQSPFQQRKKKIKREEVERLVREVEEEYSSKFSEDAKSLCKMLLAKDPAERLGCLGGGASEVKAHPIFRSINFKRLEAGMLQAPFIPDPQAIYCKDVLDIEQFSTVKGVELEPKDESFYSKVSTGSVSIPWQDEMIETECFDELNVFHQDGTVPPDLDWRGQPSPPPKQGLLQRLFGRQDCCGNCSDSDEEPTRL, translated from the exons agaAGGACTACAGCAGCCTGTGTGAGCGGCAGCCAATCGGACGGTTACTGTTCAGACAGTTCTGCGAGACCCGACCCGAACTGAGGCGCTGCGTCAAGTTCCTGGACGCTGTG GCAGAGTACGAGGTGACTCCAGACGAGAAGAGGAAGGAGTGCGGTCAGGAGCTCGTCGACAAATACTTCAACCCAAAG TCAGAGGACCACGTGCCTGAGGTGGAGGAGGCCATGATGGCTCAGTGTGCCgagaggctgcagcaggaggccTGCAAAGAGCTCTTCAAGGACTGTACCAA ATTGATCCACGACTACCTGAGCGTGGCGCCGTTCGCAGACTACCTCGACAGCATGTACTACAACCGGTTCCTCCAGTGGAAGTGGCTGGAGAG GCAGCCGGTGACGAAAAACACATTCCGACAGTACCGAGTTTTAGGAAAAGGAGGATTTGGAGAG gtgtgtgcgtgtcaggTACGGGCCACGGGGAAGATGTACGCCTGTAAGAAGCTGGAGAAGAAGAGGAtaaagaagaggaaaggagagtCGATGGCGCTCAACGAGAAACAGATCCTGGAGAAAGTCAACAGCAGATTTGTG GTGAGTTTAGCGTACGCCTACGAGACGAAGGACGCTCTGTGCCTCGTGTTGACGCTGATGAACGGAGGAGACCTGAAGTTTCACATCTATCACATGGGCGACGCGGGCTTCGACGAGAGGAGAGCCGTCTTCTACTCCGCAGAGATCTGCTGCGGGCTGGAGGACCTGCACCGAGAACGCATCGTCTACAG AGACCTCAAACCAGAGAACATCCTGCTGGACGACCACG gccaCATCCGGATATCCGACCTGGGTTTAGCGGTTCATGTTCCAGAGGGACAGAACATCAAGGGGCGAGTGGGAACAGTAGGCTACATGT ctccggAGGTGGTGAAAAACGAGCGCTACACCTTCAGCCCCGACTGGTGGGCGCTGGGCTGCCTGCTGTACGAGATGATCGAGGGCCAGTCGCCCTtccagcagaggaagaagaagatcaagagggaggaggtggagcggCTGgtgagggaggtggaggaggagtacTCCAGCAAGTTCTCCGAGGACGCCAAGTCCCTCTGTAAAATG CTTCTGGCCAAAGATCCCGCTGAGAGGCTGGGCTGTCTGGGAGGAGGAGCCTCTGAGGTCAAAGCCCATCCCATCTTCCGCTCCATCAACTTCAAACGCCTGGAGGCCGGCATGCTGCAGGCGCCTTTCATTCCTGAT cCGCAGGCCATCTACTGTAAAGACGTCCTGGACATCGAGCAGTTCTCCACGGTGAAGGGAGTGGAGCTGGAGCCCAAAGACGAGTCTTTCTACAGCAAAGTGTCCACAGGCAGCGTCTCCATCCCCTGGCAGGACGAG ATGATCGAGACGGAGTGTTTCGACGAGCTGAATGTTTTCCACCAGGACGGGACGGTTCCTCCCGACCTGGACTGGAGAGGGCAGCCGTCTCCTCCACCCAAACAGGGACTCCTGCAGCGGCTGTTTGGCCGACAG GACTGCTGTGGTAACTGCAGCGACAGTGACGAGGAGCCCACCaggctgtga